In Microcoleus sp. FACHB-831, one genomic interval encodes:
- a CDS encoding WD40 repeat domain-containing protein has translation MFNIITFSDSIFNDSDWELVPWMSGNGGTTAAKQEVSGGNPGTFRSIVNHVNTAAVDNSNIFGFNFRRGASYNPSKQGAIASINYSEDSILIEGFGEGQATGPALKQNGKLFFTAPPNSLIIPNNIWATQEKLNLQAEDFRTPESPDEHPDFSIYGSIIEFGFFRANTATLNGYAIAAGIDNWYISIIPTIQARPYDAVKGGETPPPTNAVVLGGLDRVKKLLASNILEQQITALNEALKYGQPGLDLAFKVLKEESQPLHKEAYRVLLKKIEYPNVMQALREYNCYRFFDCLQTLGGHPHSGIASVAISADGQTIVSGGAYPDNTIKVWDLSTKREVRTIKAHSHIVSSLLLSPDGKTLVSCSHDTTIKVWNVRTGREIRTFKAASAVDAIAISRDWQILAAGSYDCTVKIWNLQTGEELGILKGHAGTITSVALSADGNTLFSGSGDSTIKVWDVKSGREIYTLKGHASSVSCIALSSDNNTLFSGSHRTIKIWDVKKKREIGTLNGHTGYVLGLACSADGQTLFSGGNYDDKKIKIWNWQTRQHIRTLEGHPSGVCFALSGDGQTLVSGSYNVEVWGMG, from the coding sequence TTCAGACTCAATATTTAACGACTCAGATTGGGAACTGGTTCCCTGGATGAGCGGTAATGGTGGAACAACGGCGGCAAAACAAGAAGTTTCTGGGGGAAATCCCGGCACTTTTCGCAGCATTGTTAATCATGTCAACACGGCAGCGGTTGACAATTCCAACATTTTTGGTTTTAATTTCCGTCGCGGCGCTAGTTATAACCCCTCGAAGCAAGGAGCGATCGCGTCTATTAATTACTCTGAAGATTCTATCCTCATCGAAGGTTTTGGAGAAGGTCAAGCAACTGGGCCAGCTTTAAAGCAAAATGGTAAATTATTTTTTACTGCTCCTCCCAATAGTTTAATTATTCCTAATAATATCTGGGCTACTCAAGAAAAGCTGAACTTACAAGCAGAGGATTTTAGAACGCCAGAGAGTCCGGACGAACATCCGGATTTTTCAATTTATGGCTCGATTATTGAATTCGGATTTTTTCGTGCCAATACTGCAACATTAAATGGATATGCGATCGCTGCTGGTATCGATAACTGGTATATCTCCATTATCCCCACTATTCAAGCCAGACCATACGATGCTGTCAAGGGCGGCGAAACTCCACCCCCTACAAACGCTGTAGTATTGGGAGGACTCGATAGAGTCAAAAAACTCCTAGCAAGTAATATTCTCGAACAACAAATTACAGCCCTAAACGAAGCGCTGAAATATGGGCAACCAGGGTTAGATTTAGCCTTTAAAGTTCTTAAAGAAGAATCGCAACCGCTGCACAAAGAAGCTTATCGCGTATTGCTGAAGAAGATAGAATATCCAAACGTAATGCAGGCATTACGCGAGTATAATTGTTATCGCTTTTTTGATTGCCTGCAAACTTTGGGCGGACATCCGCATAGTGGAATTGCTTCTGTTGCTATTAGCGCCGACGGCCAGACTATAGTTAGTGGCGGTGCTTATCCCGACAACACAATTAAGGTGTGGGATTTGTCAACAAAACGAGAAGTTCGCACTATAAAGGCACATTCCCATATTGTTAGTTCGCTTCTACTTAGTCCGGATGGAAAGACTTTGGTTAGTTGCAGCCACGACACTACAATAAAAGTTTGGAACGTGCGGACGGGGCGAGAAATTCGCACCTTTAAAGCAGCGAGTGCAGTTGATGCGATCGCTATCAGTCGCGATTGGCAAATTTTGGCGGCTGGTAGTTATGACTGCACTGTTAAAATCTGGAATTTGCAAACTGGGGAAGAACTCGGCATCCTCAAAGGACACGCAGGCACTATTACTTCTGTTGCCCTCAGCGCTGATGGCAATACTCTGTTTAGTGGTAGTGGCGACTCGACAATTAAGGTGTGGGATGTGAAGTCAGGAAGGGAAATTTACACTCTTAAAGGCCATGCAAGTTCTGTTTCTTGTATTGCCCTCAGTAGCGATAACAATACCCTGTTTAGTGGCAGCCATAGAACGATCAAAATTTGGGATGTGAAGAAGAAACGAGAAATAGGCACTCTCAACGGACATACAGGCTATGTTTTGGGGCTTGCTTGTAGCGCTGATGGACAAACGCTATTTAGCGGGGGTAACTATGACGACAAGAAAATTAAAATTTGGAATTGGCAAACAAGACAGCATATCCGCACTTTAGAGGGGCATCCATCAGGTGTTTGCTTTGCCCTAAGTGGTGATGGTCAAACCTTGGTAAGTGGGAGTTATAACGTAGAAGTTTGGGGTATGGGGTAA